A single window of Rhizobium sp. SL42 DNA harbors:
- a CDS encoding MFS transporter, translated as MTPSSAGDRFAAFRHKSYTRFFFARFLGAFATQILSVSVGWQMYDQTGSAFYLGLIGLVQFLPALLLILVTGSVADRYNRRAIVAACMVLSSLCAAAMLGLTLTDAFEPTIVFAILVVFGVERAFAAPAVQSLAPNLVPTADLANAVAWNSSSWQTASIIGPVAGGLLYGASPVLAYSTSLAFFLAAAVLVFLVERPAQRMSNKAVTKDTLLAGFRFIFGEKIVLGAISLDLFAVLLGGAVALMPVFARDILTLGPWGLGLLRAAPGIGAILVAIALASYPVRHNAGVFMFIGVALFGVGTIMFGLSQTAWVSILALMLMGAADMASVYVRETLIALWTPDEVRGRVNAVNMVFVGASNELGEFRAGTMAHFIGPVAAVVVGGVGTLAVAGLWAFGFPQLRKIDSLEAPETQAGK; from the coding sequence ATGACCCCTTCTTCCGCCGGCGACCGCTTTGCTGCGTTCCGGCACAAGTCTTACACGCGCTTCTTCTTTGCCCGTTTTCTTGGTGCCTTTGCCACCCAGATTCTCAGTGTCTCGGTTGGCTGGCAGATGTATGACCAGACGGGAAGCGCCTTCTATCTCGGCCTGATCGGCCTGGTGCAATTTCTTCCCGCCCTGCTGCTGATCCTCGTCACCGGCTCTGTCGCCGACCGCTACAATCGTCGTGCGATCGTTGCGGCCTGCATGGTGCTGAGCTCGCTTTGTGCGGCGGCGATGCTGGGACTGACGCTGACCGATGCCTTCGAGCCGACGATCGTCTTTGCCATTCTCGTCGTCTTCGGTGTCGAGCGGGCGTTTGCGGCGCCGGCTGTGCAGTCCCTTGCCCCCAATCTCGTGCCGACTGCGGATCTTGCCAACGCCGTCGCCTGGAATTCGTCGTCGTGGCAGACGGCATCGATCATCGGCCCCGTTGCCGGCGGTCTGCTCTATGGCGCAAGTCCCGTTCTTGCCTATTCGACGTCGCTGGCATTTTTCCTGGCAGCTGCCGTTCTGGTCTTCCTGGTAGAGCGACCCGCCCAGCGCATGTCGAACAAGGCCGTCACCAAGGATACATTGCTGGCCGGCTTCCGTTTCATCTTCGGCGAGAAGATCGTGCTCGGAGCGATTTCGCTCGATCTGTTTGCAGTTCTGCTTGGCGGTGCCGTGGCGCTCATGCCGGTATTTGCGCGGGACATCCTGACGCTCGGGCCATGGGGTCTCGGGTTGCTGCGTGCTGCGCCCGGCATCGGCGCCATTCTCGTTGCCATCGCGTTGGCAAGTTATCCCGTCCGCCACAATGCCGGTGTCTTCATGTTCATCGGCGTTGCCCTGTTCGGTGTCGGCACGATCATGTTCGGCCTGTCGCAAACCGCCTGGGTATCGATCCTGGCTCTGATGCTGATGGGCGCAGCCGACATGGCTTCTGTCTATGTCCGCGAGACACTGATTGCGCTCTGGACGCCGGATGAAGTGCGCGGCCGTGTCAACGCCGTCAACATGGTGTTTGTCGGGGCGTCGAACGAGCTTGGCGAGTTTCGCGCCGGCACGATGGCGCATTTCATCGGCCCGGTCGCGGCCGTGGTCGTCGGTGGTGTCGGCACGCTGGCTGTCGCAGGGCTCTGGGCCTTCGGCTTCCCGCAGTTGCGCAAGATCGACAGCCTTGAGGCGCCAGAGACTCAGGCGGGCAAATGA
- a CDS encoding YggT family protein yields the protein MLALFQTIDLVLSIFTWILIGSAIFSWLYAFNVINSSNRFVASLGSFFYNVTEPVLRPIRRFMPDLGGIDISPIVVLVLIFFVRSLLWNTIYPLVA from the coding sequence ATGCTTGCGCTATTTCAAACCATCGATCTCGTCCTCAGCATCTTCACCTGGATTCTGATCGGCAGCGCGATCTTCTCGTGGCTCTATGCCTTCAACGTCATCAATTCGAGCAATCGCTTCGTCGCCTCTCTCGGCTCGTTCTTCTACAACGTCACCGAGCCCGTCCTGCGTCCGATCCGTCGCTTCATGCCCGATCTTGGCGGCATCGACATCTCGCCGATCGTCGTCCTCGTCCTGATCTTTTTCGTCCGCTCGCTGCTGTGGAACACGATCTACCCGCTGGTGGCGTGA
- a CDS encoding DUF167 domain-containing protein: MSKPYRLGADHLLLAIRLTPNRGRDVLEGADISADGQVYLKARVTAVPEKGKANKALIALVAKALRCPKSSIAVISGDTSRQKILRIDGNPEDLAEKVDSVLAR; this comes from the coding sequence GTGAGCAAACCCTACCGGCTTGGCGCCGACCATCTGCTGCTTGCCATACGGCTGACGCCGAATCGCGGGCGCGACGTGCTGGAGGGCGCCGATATCTCGGCTGACGGACAGGTATACCTGAAAGCCAGGGTCACAGCCGTTCCCGAAAAGGGAAAGGCGAACAAGGCCCTGATCGCGCTTGTCGCCAAGGCGCTGCGTTGCCCAAAATCCTCGATCGCGGTCATCTCAGGCGATACGTCCAGACAAAAAATCCTCCGGATCGATGGCAACCCGGAGGACTTGGCAGAAAAGGTGGACTCGGTCCTGGCGCGCTGA
- the ppa gene encoding inorganic diphosphatase: MRIDAIAIGKNPPEDINVIVEVPVGGQPIKYEMDKDAGTLVVDRFLYTPMTYPGNYGFVPHTLCLDGDPLDVLICNTRPLVPGCVINVRPIGVMLMEDDGGMDEKILAVPVPKLTRRYDKITNYTDLPEITLKQIQHFFEHYKDLEPGKWVKIGGWRDVDVAKQLIVESIQRAADEKK, from the coding sequence ATGCGCATCGATGCAATTGCCATTGGCAAGAATCCGCCAGAAGACATCAACGTCATCGTTGAGGTTCCGGTTGGCGGTCAACCGATCAAGTATGAAATGGACAAGGATGCCGGCACGCTGGTGGTCGACCGCTTCCTCTACACCCCGATGACCTATCCGGGTAACTATGGTTTCGTGCCGCATACGCTCTGCCTCGACGGCGATCCGCTGGACGTGCTGATCTGTAACACGCGCCCGCTGGTGCCGGGTTGCGTCATCAATGTCCGCCCGATCGGCGTCATGCTGATGGAAGACGATGGCGGCATGGACGAAAAGATCCTTGCCGTTCCGGTTCCGAAGCTGACCCGCCGTTATGACAAGATCACCAACTATACCGATCTTCCGGAAATCACGCTGAAGCAGATCCAGCACTTCTTCGAGCACTACAAGGATCTCGAGCCGGGCAAGTGGGTCAAGATCGGTGGCTGGCGCGACGTGGATGTCGCCAAGCAGCTGATCGTTGAATCGATCCAGCGCGCAGCCGACGAAAAGAAGTAA
- a CDS encoding GNAT family N-acetyltransferase — translation MKTLSIDMRLAGPQDGAAIAEAHRSSWQHAYSGIIPHRALTRMIERRGEAWWRKATRGPATILVVEVAGVVAGYASLGLNRARSLPHEGEIYEIYLRPEYQGIGLGHALFNEARRLLKSLGCDGMVVWCLEDSEIAADFFRSNGGIDTVEGMEDFDDVHLKKLGFVWN, via the coding sequence ATGAAGACGTTGTCGATTGATATGCGCCTTGCCGGTCCGCAGGATGGTGCGGCGATTGCCGAAGCCCATCGCAGCTCCTGGCAGCATGCCTATTCCGGCATTATTCCTCATCGTGCCCTGACCCGGATGATCGAACGGCGGGGGGAAGCCTGGTGGCGCAAGGCGACGCGCGGTCCAGCCACGATCCTGGTTGTCGAAGTAGCCGGCGTTGTCGCCGGATATGCCTCGCTCGGCCTCAATCGGGCCCGCTCCCTGCCCCATGAAGGCGAAATCTACGAGATCTACCTGCGCCCTGAATACCAGGGCATCGGACTTGGCCATGCGCTTTTCAACGAGGCGCGGCGGCTGCTGAAGTCGCTCGGCTGCGATGGCATGGTCGTCTGGTGCCTGGAAGACAGCGAGATTGCCGCCGATTTCTTTCGCTCGAATGGCGGGATCGACACGGTCGAAGGGATGGAAGATTTCGACGACGTGCATCTGAAGAAGCTGGGTTTCGTCTGGAACTGA
- the typA gene encoding translational GTPase TypA, with amino-acid sequence MKMRNIAIIAHVDHGKTTLVDELLKQSGSFRDNQRTVERMMDSNDLEKERGITILAKATSIEWKGTRINIVDTPGHADFGGEVERILSMVDGAIVLVDSSEGPMPQTKFVVSKALKVGLRPIVAINKIDRPDGRHEEVINEVFDLFANLDATDEQLDFPILYGSGRDGWMNVNPEGPKDQGLAPLLDLVLEHVPEPNVGEGPFRMIGTLLEANPFLGRIITGRIASGSIKPNQSVKVLSQDGKTVETGRISKILAFRGIERQPIEEAHAGDIVAIAGLSKGTVADTFCDPSVTEAMQAQPIDPPTVTMSFIVNDSPLAGTEGDKVTSRVIRDRLFKEAEGNVALKIEESDGKDSFFVSGRGELQLAVLIETMRREGFELAVSRPRVVMHKDEDGNVLEPIEEVVIDVDEEHSGIVVQKMSERKAEMAELRPSGGSRVRLKFFAPTRGLIGYQSELLTDTRGTAIMNRLFHDYQPFKGEIGGRTNGVLLSNQSGEAVAYAMFNLEDRGPMIIEPGDKVYMGMIIGIHSRDNDLEVNVLKGKQLTNIRSAGKDEAVRLTPPIRMTLDRALSWIQDDELMEVTPKNIRLRKTYLDANDRKRFGKAKIA; translated from the coding sequence ATGAAAATGCGCAACATCGCGATTATCGCGCACGTCGACCATGGCAAAACAACGCTCGTCGACGAGCTCCTGAAGCAGTCCGGTTCGTTCCGCGACAACCAGCGCACGGTTGAGCGCATGATGGACTCGAACGACCTCGAAAAAGAGCGCGGCATCACCATTCTCGCCAAGGCGACCTCGATCGAGTGGAAGGGCACACGCATCAACATCGTCGACACCCCCGGCCACGCCGACTTCGGCGGCGAAGTCGAGCGTATCCTGTCGATGGTGGACGGCGCGATCGTTCTGGTCGACTCGTCTGAAGGCCCGATGCCACAGACCAAGTTCGTCGTTTCCAAGGCGCTCAAGGTAGGCCTGCGCCCGATCGTTGCGATCAACAAGATCGACCGTCCGGATGGCCGCCACGAAGAAGTCATCAACGAAGTCTTCGACCTGTTTGCCAATCTCGACGCCACCGACGAACAGCTCGACTTCCCGATCCTCTACGGTTCGGGTCGCGATGGCTGGATGAACGTCAACCCGGAAGGTCCGAAAGACCAGGGCCTGGCTCCGCTGCTCGACCTGGTTCTGGAACACGTTCCCGAGCCGAATGTCGGCGAAGGCCCGTTCCGCATGATCGGCACGCTGCTGGAAGCCAACCCGTTCCTCGGCCGTATCATCACCGGCCGTATTGCTTCCGGCTCGATCAAGCCGAACCAGTCCGTCAAGGTTCTCAGCCAGGACGGCAAGACGGTTGAAACCGGTCGTATCTCGAAGATCCTCGCGTTCCGCGGCATTGAGCGTCAGCCGATCGAAGAAGCGCATGCCGGCGACATCGTTGCCATCGCAGGTCTGTCCAAGGGCACGGTTGCCGACACATTCTGTGATCCGTCCGTCACCGAAGCGATGCAGGCCCAGCCGATCGATCCGCCGACCGTTACCATGTCCTTCATCGTCAACGACAGTCCGCTTGCCGGCACCGAAGGCGACAAGGTTACCTCGCGCGTCATTCGCGACCGTCTGTTCAAGGAAGCCGAAGGCAATGTTGCGCTGAAGATCGAAGAGTCTGACGGCAAGGATTCGTTCTTTGTATCGGGCCGCGGCGAATTGCAGCTGGCCGTTCTGATCGAAACCATGCGTCGCGAAGGCTTCGAGCTGGCCGTGTCGCGTCCGCGCGTCGTCATGCACAAGGACGAAGACGGCAACGTTCTGGAGCCGATCGAAGAAGTCGTCATCGACGTCGATGAAGAGCATTCGGGTATCGTTGTCCAGAAGATGTCAGAGCGCAAAGCCGAAATGGCCGAGCTTCGTCCGTCGGGCGGCAGCCGCGTTCGCCTCAAGTTCTTTGCACCGACCCGTGGTCTGATCGGTTATCAGTCGGAATTGCTGACCGACACCCGCGGCACCGCGATCATGAACCGTCTGTTCCATGATTATCAGCCGTTCAAGGGTGAAATCGGTGGCCGTACCAACGGCGTTCTGCTGTCGAACCAGTCCGGTGAAGCCGTGGCCTATGCCATGTTCAACCTGGAAGACCGTGGCCCGATGATCATCGAGCCAGGCGATAAGGTCTATATGGGCATGATCATCGGTATCCACAGCCGCGATAACGACCTCGAGGTCAACGTGTTGAAGGGCAAGCAGCTCACCAACATCCGTTCGGCCGGCAAGGACGAAGCCGTGCGCCTCACTCCGCCGATCCGCATGACGCTCGACCGCGCCCTGTCGTGGATCCAGGACGATGAACTGATGGAAGTCACGCCGAAGAACATTCGCCTTCGCAAGACTTATCTCGATGCCAACGACCGCAAGCGTTTCGGCAAGGCGAAGATCGCCTGA
- a CDS encoding M3 family metallopeptidase, protein MSGSPVYNPAVVEWTGPHGLPKFEEVADGDFAPAFEAALAEHDTEIDLVAGNADAPSFENTIVELELAGDNLSRVSALFWNRAGAHTNPAIQALEREIAPKMSRHYSKIGMNAALFQRIDTLWNARDELGLTLEQARVLERHWKGFVKSGAKLPKAEQECLASINERLASLGAQFGQNVLADESSWILPLAGEDDLAGIPGFLRDAMASAAAAHDGGHAHVVTLSRSIIEPFLTFSERRDLREAAFKAWTARGISGGATDNRQIVKETLALRAEKAALLGYENFACLKLDNTMAKSPDAVNGLLMQVWEKAVSQAEGEERELAELIAEEGRNHEVAPWDWRHYAEKLRARKFSFSEAELKPYLQLEKIIEACFDVAGRIFGIKAVPMANVAGYHPDVRVFEIRDHADQLVALFLGDYFARPSKRSGAWMSSFQSQHRLMLKNGHVGEIPIIYNVCNFAKPEPGRPALLSLDDARTLFHEFGHAAHGMLSNVTYPSVSGTSVSRDFVELPSQLYEHWLTVPDILKTYAVHFETGEPMPQALLDKVLAARTFNAGFNTVEFTSSALVDMAFHTQGPVEDPIAVQNAVLAKIGMPASIVMRHATPHFQHVFSGDGYSAGYYSYMWSEVLDADAFAAFEETGHAFDPETARKLKENIYSVGGSVDPEDAYKAFRGRMPSPEAMLRKKGFAA, encoded by the coding sequence ATGTCCGGTTCCCCCGTCTATAATCCTGCCGTTGTCGAATGGACGGGCCCGCATGGCCTGCCGAAGTTCGAGGAGGTTGCGGATGGTGATTTCGCACCAGCCTTCGAGGCGGCCTTGGCCGAGCACGATACCGAAATCGATCTGGTCGCGGGCAATGCGGACGCCCCGAGCTTTGAAAACACCATTGTCGAGCTGGAATTGGCCGGAGACAATCTTTCGCGCGTATCGGCGCTGTTCTGGAACCGGGCGGGTGCGCATACCAATCCCGCCATTCAGGCACTGGAGCGCGAGATCGCGCCGAAGATGTCACGCCACTATTCGAAGATCGGCATGAATGCCGCGCTGTTTCAGCGAATCGACACGCTGTGGAACGCACGGGACGAGCTTGGTTTGACGCTGGAGCAGGCCCGCGTCTTGGAGCGGCACTGGAAAGGCTTTGTCAAATCGGGTGCGAAGCTGCCCAAGGCTGAGCAGGAGTGCCTTGCGTCGATCAACGAGCGACTGGCAAGCCTCGGAGCCCAATTCGGCCAGAACGTTCTTGCGGATGAAAGTTCGTGGATCCTGCCGCTGGCGGGAGAAGATGACCTTGCCGGCATTCCGGGTTTCTTGCGCGACGCCATGGCCTCCGCAGCAGCGGCCCATGATGGCGGGCATGCTCATGTCGTGACGCTCTCACGCTCGATCATCGAACCGTTTCTGACTTTTTCCGAGCGCCGCGACCTGCGCGAGGCCGCGTTCAAGGCCTGGACTGCCCGAGGCATCAGTGGCGGGGCGACCGACAATCGCCAGATCGTCAAGGAGACGCTGGCGTTGCGGGCCGAGAAGGCAGCACTTCTGGGATATGAGAATTTTGCCTGCCTCAAGCTCGACAATACGATGGCAAAGTCGCCCGACGCAGTAAACGGACTCCTGATGCAGGTCTGGGAGAAGGCCGTGTCGCAGGCCGAGGGCGAGGAGCGCGAGCTGGCCGAGCTGATTGCCGAGGAAGGCCGCAACCACGAGGTTGCTCCCTGGGACTGGCGCCACTATGCGGAAAAGCTGCGCGCCCGGAAGTTCAGTTTTTCCGAAGCCGAGTTGAAGCCCTACCTGCAGCTCGAGAAAATCATCGAAGCCTGTTTTGATGTCGCGGGCCGCATTTTCGGGATCAAGGCCGTGCCGATGGCGAATGTCGCCGGGTATCATCCGGACGTGCGGGTTTTCGAGATCCGTGACCATGCAGACCAGCTCGTCGCGCTGTTCCTTGGCGACTACTTTGCCCGGCCCTCGAAGCGTTCTGGTGCTTGGATGAGTTCATTCCAATCGCAGCACCGGCTGATGCTGAAAAACGGACATGTCGGCGAAATCCCGATCATCTACAATGTCTGCAATTTCGCCAAGCCGGAGCCGGGTCGTCCGGCACTGCTGTCGCTTGACGATGCCCGCACGTTGTTTCATGAGTTTGGCCATGCGGCGCATGGCATGCTGTCGAACGTGACCTATCCGTCGGTGTCCGGCACAAGCGTATCGCGCGATTTCGTCGAATTGCCGTCGCAGCTCTATGAACATTGGCTGACGGTCCCGGACATCCTGAAGACCTATGCCGTGCATTTCGAGACTGGCGAGCCGATGCCGCAAGCCCTGCTCGACAAGGTGCTGGCGGCGCGAACCTTCAATGCCGGCTTCAATACCGTCGAGTTCACCTCTTCGGCGCTGGTCGACATGGCGTTCCATACGCAAGGACCCGTCGAGGATCCAATTGCCGTGCAGAATGCGGTTTTGGCAAAAATCGGCATGCCTGCTTCCATCGTGATGCGGCACGCGACACCGCATTTCCAGCACGTTTTTTCCGGCGATGGCTATTCGGCCGGCTACTATTCCTACATGTGGTCGGAAGTTCTGGACGCGGATGCGTTTGCCGCCTTCGAGGAAACAGGCCATGCCTTCGATCCTGAGACGGCCAGAAAGCTTAAGGAAAACATCTACTCCGTCGGCGGTTCGGTCGATCCGGAAGATGCCTACAAGGCGTTTCGCGGACGAATGCCGAGCCCGGAGGCGATGCTGAGGAAAAAGGGGTTTGCGGCTTAG
- a CDS encoding multidrug effflux MFS transporter: MTHARMSERRTSLIGALLTAIGPVSMAIYTPAMPQLVTAFDTTSSAIKLSLSLYFAGFAVAQLAAGPVSDAFGRRKATLAFLLIYLAGSLIAALAPTVDLLLAGRLVQGIGASVGVTVSRAIVRDQFTGSEAARILNMIGIMLAVGPAAGPTLGGIALSVAGWQAVFYLMVGFGILSAAVVAFAMSETTIPDRSRIRPDRILSAYRTLIADPRVLFAALVLGGCVGALYAQSTMLPFVLIDRVGLTPAQFGVGMLMQSGFFFSGSVALRLLAPSLGETRALRLGLAMAAGGGILIALSVRLIEPSFLSIMAPVAICSFGIAFVIPYITTAGLQPHPQIAGSAAALIGFVQMASGFLGGVAASLLTDPLTAFGTIIPIMEVGALIAYLGFLRASRFQA, encoded by the coding sequence ATGACACATGCTCGCATGAGCGAGAGGCGAACCTCGCTGATCGGCGCGCTTTTGACGGCGATCGGCCCGGTCTCCATGGCGATATACACGCCGGCCATGCCCCAGCTCGTCACCGCCTTCGACACCACGAGTTCGGCGATCAAGCTCAGCCTTTCGCTCTATTTCGCCGGCTTCGCCGTGGCACAGCTTGCCGCCGGGCCGGTTTCCGATGCCTTCGGCAGGCGCAAGGCGACGCTGGCCTTCCTGCTGATCTATCTCGCCGGCAGTCTCATCGCCGCGCTGGCGCCGACGGTAGACCTGCTGCTTGCCGGCCGACTGGTTCAGGGCATCGGCGCCTCGGTTGGCGTCACCGTCTCGCGTGCCATCGTTCGCGATCAATTCACCGGCAGTGAAGCCGCCCGCATACTGAACATGATCGGCATCATGCTTGCTGTCGGTCCAGCCGCCGGACCGACACTGGGCGGCATCGCCCTGTCCGTGGCGGGATGGCAGGCCGTGTTCTACCTGATGGTCGGCTTCGGCATACTCAGTGCGGCCGTCGTCGCGTTCGCAATGAGCGAGACGACGATCCCCGATCGCAGCAGGATCCGCCCGGACCGTATCCTGAGCGCCTATCGCACCCTGATCGCCGATCCGCGGGTCCTCTTCGCCGCGCTCGTGCTCGGCGGCTGCGTCGGCGCCCTCTATGCGCAGTCCACCATGCTGCCCTTCGTTCTGATCGACAGGGTCGGCCTGACGCCGGCGCAGTTCGGTGTCGGCATGCTGATGCAATCGGGCTTCTTCTTCTCGGGATCCGTTGCCCTGCGCCTGCTGGCACCCAGTCTCGGCGAAACACGTGCGCTGCGGCTCGGCCTGGCCATGGCAGCGGGCGGCGGCATCCTGATTGCACTTTCAGTCCGCCTGATTGAACCGAGCTTCCTGTCGATCATGGCGCCGGTGGCAATCTGCTCCTTCGGCATCGCCTTCGTCATTCCCTATATCACCACGGCGGGGCTCCAGCCCCATCCCCAGATCGCCGGCTCGGCAGCGGCCCTGATCGGCTTCGTCCAGATGGCTTCGGGCTTTCTCGGCGGCGTCGCCGCCTCTCTCCTCACCGATCCGCTGACCGCTTTCGGCACGATCATTCCGATCATGGAGGTCGGCGCCCTTATTGCCTATCTGGGCTTCCTGCGGGCGAGCCGGTTTCAGGCGTAA